A window of Kribbella amoyensis contains these coding sequences:
- a CDS encoding glycoside hydrolase family 28 protein — MSRQTAAGWDDVDRILATVRPPVFADRDFPITAYGAVGDGRTPATEAIRTAVAECAAAGGGRVVVPPGTFLTGAVHLRSGVNLHVSEGATLLFSSDPVDYLPVVRTRYEGVEVFNYSPMIYAYGCTDIAVTGTGTIDGGGDWDTWWGWFHRCDDDFVKLRQQGADGVPVDERIYGPGYHLRSSFIQPYDCVNVLIEGVKLVRSPFWQVHPVLCRNVTIRDLEIDSEGPNNDGVDLESCRSVVVRGCRITAGDDCIVVKSGREADGLRVNVPSEDIVVEDCTLTVKYGAITVGSDMTGGARNIYVRDCVIGSDRLYFGLYLKTNSIRGGFAENIYLKDLTISTLTKEIVQCNFHRGEGDTGDLTPRVRNVELRNITVQKARNVLHVRGYERSPVQDLRLVDCRFDGIEAPSTIEHAEVHLDNVTVNGHPVSKAAELL, encoded by the coding sequence GTGAGCCGGCAGACCGCTGCCGGCTGGGACGACGTGGACCGGATCCTGGCCACCGTCCGGCCGCCCGTGTTCGCCGACCGGGACTTCCCGATCACGGCGTACGGGGCGGTCGGGGACGGCCGGACCCCGGCCACCGAGGCGATCCGTACGGCCGTGGCGGAGTGCGCCGCGGCCGGCGGGGGCCGGGTCGTGGTTCCGCCGGGCACCTTCCTGACCGGCGCGGTGCACCTGCGGTCCGGGGTGAACCTGCACGTCTCCGAAGGGGCCACGCTGCTCTTCAGTTCCGACCCGGTCGACTACCTGCCCGTCGTACGGACCAGGTACGAGGGCGTCGAGGTGTTCAACTACTCGCCGATGATCTACGCGTACGGCTGCACCGACATCGCGGTCACCGGCACCGGCACGATCGACGGCGGCGGTGACTGGGACACCTGGTGGGGCTGGTTCCACCGGTGCGACGACGACTTCGTCAAACTGCGGCAGCAAGGTGCGGACGGCGTCCCGGTGGACGAGCGGATCTACGGGCCGGGGTACCACCTGCGGTCGAGCTTCATCCAGCCGTACGACTGCGTGAACGTGCTGATCGAGGGCGTGAAGCTGGTCCGGTCACCGTTCTGGCAGGTCCACCCGGTGCTCTGCCGGAACGTGACGATCCGGGACCTGGAGATCGACAGCGAGGGCCCGAACAACGACGGCGTCGACCTCGAGTCCTGCCGCTCGGTGGTCGTCCGCGGCTGCCGGATCACGGCCGGCGACGACTGCATCGTGGTCAAGTCCGGGCGCGAGGCCGACGGTCTGCGGGTGAACGTGCCGTCGGAGGACATCGTGGTCGAGGACTGCACGCTGACGGTGAAGTACGGCGCGATCACGGTCGGGTCGGACATGACCGGCGGCGCCCGCAACATCTACGTCCGCGACTGCGTGATCGGCAGCGACCGGCTGTACTTCGGGCTGTACCTGAAGACGAACTCGATCCGCGGCGGCTTCGCGGAGAACATCTACCTGAAGGACCTGACGATCTCCACGCTCACCAAGGAGATCGTCCAGTGCAACTTCCACCGAGGCGAAGGCGACACCGGCGACCTCACCCCGCGCGTCCGCAACGTGGAACTGCGCAACATCACGGTGCAGAAGGCCCGCAACGTCCTGCACGTCCGCGGGTACGAGCGCTCCCCCGTCCAGGATCTGCGCCTGGTCGACTGCAGGTTCGACGGGATCGAGGCGCCGAGCACGATCGAGCACGCCGAGGTCCACCTCGACAACGTCACCGTCAACGGCCATCCCGTCAGCAAGGCCGCCGAGCTGCTCTGA
- a CDS encoding glycoside hydrolase family 28 protein codes for MVQDKFSRKNFLRMTAGAALLPTVAAIATGEAAAGPVATAAPPGTDGFGGPGWGQLGEIMRVTKPPKFRDQDFPITAYGAVADGTTDATAAIRAAIEACHAAGGGRVVVPAGSFLTGAIHLKSNVNLHVSEGATLLFSTDPEQYLPVVLTRFEGIELMNYSPLIYARDCENIAVTGTGTLDGQADWDNWWSWVNQTSTDFANLNAMAEEGTPVPERVFGAGHFLRAAFIETYHCRNVLIDGVKLLRSPFWEIHPVLSRNVTVQNVHIDSRGPNNDGVDPECSQYVVIRNCVLDVGDDCIAIKSGRGTDGLRVNVPSENILIEDCTLNIRYGAITIGSEMTGGVRNVFVRNCRIGSANQYFGLYIKTNSTRGGFAENIYLKDLEISNLTKEVVSCNFYRGEGDTGPLTPRVRNVELRNVTVGHARNAFSMTGYPRSPIQDFRVIDCTFTSIDAPSTIKDVQMKFTNFTVNGQKITDPAQLL; via the coding sequence GTGGTGCAAGACAAGTTCAGCCGCAAGAACTTCCTCCGGATGACGGCCGGCGCCGCCCTGCTGCCGACCGTGGCCGCGATCGCGACCGGCGAAGCGGCCGCCGGTCCCGTCGCCACGGCCGCGCCGCCCGGTACCGACGGGTTCGGCGGTCCCGGCTGGGGCCAGCTCGGCGAGATCATGCGGGTCACCAAGCCGCCGAAGTTCCGCGACCAGGACTTCCCGATCACCGCCTACGGCGCGGTCGCGGACGGCACGACCGACGCGACCGCCGCGATCCGGGCCGCGATCGAGGCCTGCCACGCGGCCGGCGGTGGCCGCGTCGTCGTCCCGGCCGGGTCGTTCCTCACCGGCGCGATCCACCTGAAGTCCAACGTGAACCTGCACGTGTCCGAAGGCGCGACGCTGCTGTTCAGCACCGACCCGGAGCAGTACCTGCCGGTGGTGCTGACCCGGTTCGAGGGCATCGAGCTGATGAACTACTCGCCGCTCATCTACGCCCGCGACTGCGAGAACATCGCGGTCACCGGCACCGGCACGCTGGACGGCCAGGCGGACTGGGACAACTGGTGGTCCTGGGTCAACCAGACCAGCACCGACTTCGCGAACCTGAACGCGATGGCCGAGGAAGGGACCCCGGTCCCGGAGCGGGTGTTCGGCGCCGGCCACTTCCTGCGGGCCGCGTTCATCGAGACGTACCACTGCCGCAACGTGCTGATCGACGGGGTGAAGCTGCTCCGGTCGCCGTTCTGGGAGATCCACCCGGTGCTGTCCCGCAACGTCACGGTGCAGAACGTGCACATCGACAGCCGCGGCCCGAACAACGACGGCGTGGACCCGGAGTGCTCGCAGTACGTGGTGATCCGCAACTGCGTGCTCGACGTCGGCGACGACTGCATCGCGATCAAGTCCGGCCGGGGTACCGACGGGCTGCGGGTGAACGTGCCGTCGGAGAACATCCTGATCGAGGACTGCACGCTGAACATCCGGTACGGTGCGATCACCATCGGCAGCGAGATGACCGGTGGGGTCCGCAACGTGTTCGTCCGGAACTGCAGGATCGGCAGCGCGAACCAGTACTTCGGGCTGTACATCAAGACGAACTCGACCCGCGGCGGGTTCGCCGAGAACATCTACCTGAAGGACCTGGAGATCTCCAACCTCACCAAGGAGGTCGTGTCCTGCAACTTCTACCGCGGTGAGGGCGACACCGGTCCGCTGACGCCCCGGGTCCGCAACGTCGAGCTGCGCAACGTCACCGTCGGCCATGCCCGCAACGCGTTCTCGATGACCGGGTACCCGCGCTCGCCGATCCAGGACTTCCGGGTGATCGACTGCACGTTCACCAGCATCGACGCACCGAGCACGATCAAGGACGTGCAGATGAAATTCACGAACTTCACCGTGAACGGGCAGAAGATCACCGACCCGGCGCAGCTCCTGTGA
- a CDS encoding pectinesterase family protein, translated as MRQLRLYLVSLCLAACLAAGALTVPAAQAAGAAAAANPATFGPFDPRIEYQGHWAKDDDLATTVNSGSSLRFRFTGGQVGAWFETESITVPAQLYISVDGGEPKLVKVDEEHKVFAEGLDPNAIHTAEIAVKDVDEYENRWITPVQSGVVLAKIELGPGAKLVPLPSIPDRRLEFYGDSITQGVMALCPRLGIDCADGTKSYPHLVGNAFGASTNQVGFGKQGIIQPGHGNVGTASESFGYHLAGLPAEPFDPGAVVVNFGTNDAPYPSEEFAPKYLAYLRQVRAANPKALILALRPFTGTHAADIKASVEQARDRRIVYVDTTGWLAPGDYNGGSHPSVQGHQVASGKLIKVLEKLTGWRSSRPGDTVSPKLAPQGVADATCADTPLRLTFDGPVEVGRQGKLRIHRAGGEVVDTIDLGDTATYQRYVGGARSDFGELHKWTYQPVVVDGRTVSIHPHQRLAAGQVYSVTVDPGFFAGHPGISSPVEWMFRTQQDPKAGTSRLTVDGRGDADFCTVQGAVDFVAEGNDKEVRIDVAPGTYRELVYVPQTKPHVTIVGAGAGRTEISYPNNNLLNGDYAMANVPIEQAYCPRRVLPQPDRFNCWRASFGVDADDFSMTDVTVRNLTPYRGSQAEAFRGNGERIVLGRVRILGYQDSLRLQGKGFVTDSYVEGDVDFIWGTGGVFVQDSELKALHAGYYNQVRNSDNGPGNVFVRVKLTRGPDAPDDSVFLGRVELSRFPTSQVVFVDSAMDKHVKTAGFQVTSPNDCAAAGQLRFWEYGSTDLAGQPLDTSGRLACSRQLSADEAAPLRDPAAVLSGWHPVVPTSRSER; from the coding sequence GTGCGTCAGCTCCGCCTGTACCTCGTCAGCCTGTGTCTGGCCGCCTGCCTCGCCGCCGGCGCGCTGACCGTGCCCGCCGCCCAGGCCGCCGGGGCCGCGGCCGCCGCGAACCCGGCCACCTTCGGCCCGTTCGACCCGAGGATCGAGTACCAGGGGCACTGGGCCAAGGACGACGACCTCGCCACCACGGTGAACTCCGGCTCGTCGCTGCGGTTCCGGTTCACCGGTGGCCAGGTCGGGGCGTGGTTCGAGACGGAGTCGATCACCGTCCCGGCGCAGCTGTACATCTCCGTCGACGGCGGCGAACCGAAGCTGGTCAAGGTCGACGAGGAGCACAAGGTCTTCGCCGAGGGCCTCGACCCGAACGCCATCCACACCGCCGAGATCGCGGTCAAGGACGTCGACGAGTACGAGAACCGGTGGATCACGCCGGTCCAGTCCGGCGTGGTGCTGGCCAAGATCGAGCTCGGCCCGGGCGCGAAGCTGGTCCCGCTGCCGTCGATCCCGGACCGGCGGCTGGAGTTCTACGGCGACTCGATCACCCAGGGCGTGATGGCGCTGTGCCCGCGGCTCGGGATCGACTGCGCCGACGGGACGAAGAGCTACCCGCACCTGGTCGGGAACGCGTTCGGTGCCTCGACGAACCAGGTCGGCTTCGGCAAGCAGGGCATCATCCAACCCGGCCACGGCAACGTCGGGACGGCGTCGGAGTCGTTCGGCTACCACCTGGCCGGCCTCCCCGCCGAGCCGTTCGACCCGGGCGCGGTCGTGGTCAACTTCGGTACCAACGACGCGCCGTACCCGAGCGAGGAGTTCGCGCCGAAGTACCTGGCGTACCTGCGGCAGGTCCGGGCGGCGAACCCCAAGGCGCTGATCCTCGCGCTGCGGCCGTTCACGGGCACGCACGCGGCCGACATCAAGGCGTCCGTCGAGCAGGCGAGGGACCGGCGGATCGTGTACGTCGACACCACCGGCTGGTTGGCCCCCGGTGACTACAACGGTGGCTCACACCCGAGCGTCCAGGGTCACCAGGTCGCCTCCGGCAAGCTGATCAAGGTGCTGGAGAAGCTCACCGGCTGGCGGTCCTCCCGGCCGGGCGACACGGTCTCCCCGAAGCTCGCGCCCCAGGGCGTGGCGGACGCGACGTGTGCGGACACCCCGCTGCGCCTGACGTTCGACGGGCCGGTCGAGGTCGGCCGGCAGGGCAAGCTGCGGATCCACCGGGCCGGGGGTGAGGTCGTCGACACGATCGACCTCGGCGACACCGCGACGTACCAGCGGTACGTCGGGGGCGCCCGCTCCGACTTCGGTGAGCTGCACAAGTGGACGTACCAGCCGGTCGTCGTGGACGGGCGGACGGTCTCGATCCACCCGCACCAGCGACTCGCGGCCGGCCAGGTGTACTCCGTGACGGTCGACCCCGGGTTCTTCGCCGGGCACCCGGGCATCAGCTCGCCGGTCGAGTGGATGTTCCGGACCCAGCAGGACCCGAAGGCGGGCACCTCCCGGCTGACCGTCGACGGCCGTGGCGACGCCGACTTCTGCACCGTCCAGGGCGCGGTCGACTTCGTGGCCGAGGGCAACGACAAGGAGGTCCGGATCGACGTCGCGCCGGGGACGTACCGCGAGCTCGTCTACGTCCCGCAGACCAAGCCGCACGTCACCATCGTCGGCGCCGGCGCCGGCCGGACCGAGATCAGCTACCCGAACAACAACCTGCTGAACGGCGACTACGCGATGGCGAACGTGCCGATCGAGCAGGCGTACTGCCCGCGCCGCGTGCTGCCCCAGCCGGACCGGTTCAACTGCTGGCGGGCCTCGTTCGGTGTCGACGCGGACGACTTCTCGATGACCGACGTGACGGTCCGCAACCTGACGCCGTACCGGGGCTCGCAGGCCGAGGCGTTCCGCGGCAACGGCGAACGGATCGTGCTCGGCCGGGTCCGCATCCTCGGGTACCAGGACAGCCTGCGCCTGCAGGGCAAGGGATTCGTGACCGACAGCTACGTCGAGGGTGACGTGGACTTCATCTGGGGCACCGGTGGCGTCTTCGTCCAGGACTCCGAGCTGAAGGCCCTGCACGCCGGGTACTACAACCAGGTCCGCAACTCCGACAACGGCCCCGGCAACGTGTTCGTCCGGGTCAAGCTCACCCGTGGCCCGGACGCGCCCGACGACAGCGTGTTCCTCGGCCGGGTCGAGCTGAGCCGGTTCCCGACCAGCCAGGTGGTCTTCGTCGACTCCGCGATGGACAAGCACGTGAAGACCGCCGGGTTCCAGGTCACCAGCCCGAACGACTGCGCCGCGGCCGGTCAGCTGCGGTTCTGGGAGTACGGCAGCACCGACCTGGCCGGTCAGCCGCTCGACACCAGTGGACGGCTCGCGTGTTCCCGCCAGCTCAGCGCCGACGAGGCCGCGCCGTTGCGCGACCCGGCCGCCGTGCTGAGCGGCTGGCACCCCGTCGTCCCGACTTCCCGCTCCGAAAGGTGA